A genomic stretch from Candidatus Thiothrix anitrata includes:
- a CDS encoding SdrD B-like domain-containing protein → MRYRFSLLPFAVRFLLGSLLLLLSVFIQLAHAADAELRIETHLSEANPVPGETFTYSIRYRCAGISSLYCTAPRITTTIPEPLKIVGYTPTGGSVAQASIVGKTLAWQLVTPSESLPQGVPADGLAAGSTGIIKVPVKFPTCGSSAPPALMSLQATATTGEFSTISTAPDITVPAAIADACPTPPPPASPGFAKTGSAAFVQPGGLERWSISLPTSATAYSVTENVPPGMQVYTAAAQNAATLGHPSVDCRDNGVDEFIALTQSVADWINAEVAAGRANNLHAPDGTPTSCIAQRLTSGLWVANIKRLRWTVNANLVTQRVNLAMIVDSPYIGGDIRNCATSSLHGTSCAEPIPVLGQGEPLLSISKINPTGGVVSPDGSTIVYAPPLWQPTIAPAPAGNDRVYRVAIGLDELSGTSTQYPVIEDILPAGLDYQLEQGGNWWRVALPSNRITTTQTACKTPQFSHTRQADGRVALRWAFPGCHLAVGQADLGLAVYFSARISPGTAVGTRLTNVASVATGDFPLVGCVNGADAGDTGRSLCRSSNVNYTVPELTTLDSVKWVKGALDSAYHRTPNVGNTTALGMNTYLLEIRNTGNVTNTQVDIVDVLPALGDSALVTGAQRLSEWNARIAGELSLQRITATGNATAIPANEWTLDASSSDTRIGLRWRPLNGLAPGEKLQISIPVQTLDAEPPPNRRVAWNSFAYTASYFDTSSNTTETLLTSEPPKVGLMMIDTTTTAGLGGNVWFDSNGNGQRDPAELPLAGVSVRVYDGAGRIAETLTDANGNYVFWGLKTHYSYQLVLDKPDDYLAGNPLGGFPEHTALEATTGAAGSFTPDYAIGLSQPASLGNKVWFDRNADGAQDPDETGIANVSVSLHNAQHALVASTRTNADGHYGFDNVPAGDYYLRFAEWPAGYVASPIHASGDKNTDSDVAANGSTTMLTLTAGARDYTWDFGLTLPRYSDLQLSKQADKNTVMRGDNVTYTLTLFNAGPDEASGVQVQDRLPPELRFQTATPPGDYDPATGVWNVGWLGAGQRVELQITTQVVAP, encoded by the coding sequence ATGCGTTATCGTTTCTCTTTACTGCCTTTTGCCGTGCGTTTCCTGCTGGGAAGCCTGTTGTTATTGCTGAGTGTATTCATTCAGTTAGCGCACGCAGCCGATGCGGAATTACGCATTGAAACCCACCTCAGCGAGGCCAACCCTGTGCCGGGGGAAACCTTTACTTACAGCATTCGTTATCGGTGCGCCGGAATTTCGTCGTTGTATTGCACTGCGCCGCGTATCACCACCACGATTCCCGAACCGTTAAAAATAGTGGGCTATACCCCCACAGGCGGCAGTGTGGCGCAAGCCAGCATCGTGGGAAAAACCCTCGCATGGCAATTAGTCACGCCGTCGGAAAGCTTGCCGCAAGGCGTGCCAGCAGACGGGTTAGCCGCTGGTTCAACTGGCATTATCAAGGTGCCGGTGAAGTTTCCAACGTGCGGCAGCAGCGCACCCCCTGCCCTCATGTCTCTGCAAGCCACCGCCACAACCGGTGAGTTTTCGACCATATCAACCGCGCCAGACATCACTGTTCCAGCGGCGATAGCGGATGCCTGCCCAACACCGCCGCCACCTGCCAGCCCCGGATTTGCTAAAACCGGAAGTGCTGCGTTTGTGCAGCCCGGCGGTTTGGAACGCTGGAGCATCAGCCTGCCAACCAGCGCGACAGCTTACAGCGTTACTGAAAATGTGCCGCCCGGAATGCAGGTTTACACCGCAGCGGCTCAAAATGCAGCTACGCTGGGGCATCCAAGTGTGGATTGCCGTGATAATGGTGTGGATGAGTTTATCGCACTAACACAATCTGTCGCTGATTGGATTAATGCGGAAGTTGCCGCCGGTCGCGCCAATAATCTACACGCACCCGACGGAACCCCGACGAGTTGTATTGCCCAACGTTTAACCTCCGGGTTATGGGTTGCCAATATTAAACGGTTACGCTGGACGGTGAATGCCAATCTCGTCACGCAACGTGTAAATCTGGCAATGATCGTGGATAGCCCTTACATCGGCGGCGATATTCGCAACTGCGCCACATCCTCTCTACACGGCACGAGTTGCGCCGAGCCAATTCCGGTTTTGGGGCAAGGTGAACCGCTGTTGAGCATTAGTAAAATCAATCCCACGGGGGGTGTGGTATCGCCCGATGGCTCGACCATTGTGTACGCACCACCGCTGTGGCAACCCACCATTGCCCCCGCACCCGCAGGCAATGACCGGGTATATCGCGTCGCGATTGGCTTGGATGAATTGTCCGGCACGAGTACTCAATACCCCGTTATTGAGGATATTTTACCCGCTGGTTTGGATTATCAGCTTGAGCAAGGCGGTAACTGGTGGCGCGTGGCATTACCCAGCAACCGCATTACCACCACGCAAACGGCGTGCAAAACCCCGCAATTCAGCCATACCCGCCAAGCGGATGGGCGCGTGGCGTTACGCTGGGCATTTCCCGGCTGTCACTTGGCGGTGGGGCAAGCAGATTTAGGGTTGGCGGTGTATTTCAGTGCGCGAATTTCACCCGGCACGGCGGTAGGAACGCGCCTTACCAACGTCGCCAGCGTTGCCACGGGTGACTTTCCGCTGGTGGGTTGCGTGAATGGTGCGGATGCTGGCGACACCGGGCGCAGTCTGTGTCGTTCATCAAATGTGAATTACACTGTGCCTGAATTAACCACGCTCGACAGTGTGAAATGGGTAAAAGGTGCGCTGGATAGCGCGTATCACCGCACTCCGAATGTCGGCAACACCACCGCGCTGGGCATGAATACTTACCTGCTGGAAATCCGTAACACCGGCAATGTCACCAATACGCAAGTGGATATTGTCGACGTATTACCCGCACTCGGCGATAGCGCATTGGTCACAGGTGCGCAACGTTTGTCCGAATGGAATGCACGTATCGCGGGCGAACTCAGCTTGCAACGCATCACTGCCACCGGTAATGCCACCGCTATTCCCGCTAATGAATGGACACTGGATGCCAGTTCCAGCGATACCCGCATCGGCTTGCGCTGGCGACCACTGAACGGACTCGCGCCGGGGGAAAAATTGCAAATCAGCATTCCAGTACAAACGCTGGATGCCGAACCACCACCCAATCGGCGCGTGGCTTGGAACAGTTTTGCTTACACCGCGAGTTATTTCGACACCAGCAGCAATACTACCGAAACCTTGCTCACCAGCGAACCGCCCAAAGTCGGTTTAATGATGATCGACACCACCACTACTGCCGGATTGGGCGGCAATGTGTGGTTCGATAGCAATGGTAACGGGCAACGCGATCCAGCGGAATTACCGTTAGCGGGCGTGAGCGTGCGGGTGTACGACGGCGCGGGACGCATTGCCGAAACCTTGACGGATGCCAACGGCAATTACGTGTTTTGGGGATTAAAAACGCATTACAGCTATCAACTGGTGCTGGATAAACCTGACGATTACCTTGCGGGCAATCCGCTCGGTGGCTTTCCAGAGCATACCGCATTGGAAGCAACCACGGGTGCAGCAGGCAGTTTTACCCCGGATTACGCGATTGGCTTGAGCCAACCCGCCAGTTTGGGTAACAAAGTTTGGTTTGACCGCAATGCTGATGGCGCACAAGACCCGGATGAAACCGGTATCGCTAATGTCAGTGTTAGCTTACACAATGCGCAACACGCGCTGGTGGCAAGCACACGCACCAATGCGGATGGGCATTACGGCTTTGACAATGTTCCGGCAGGCGATTATTACTTGCGCTTTGCGGAGTGGCCTGCGGGTTACGTCGCATCACCTATTCACGCCAGTGGTGATAAAAATACTGACAGCGATGTAGCGGCAAACGGCAGCACGACAATGCTGACGTTGACGGCGGGCGCACGCGATTACACGTGGGATTTCGGCTTAACATTACCGCGCTACAGTGATTTGCAACTCAGTAAGCAAGCCGATAAAAACACCGTGATGCGTGGTGATAACGTCACCTATACGCTTACCCTGTTCAATGCTGGCCCCGATGAAGCATCCGGGGTGCAAGTGCAAGACCGCTTACCGCCGGAGTTACGCTTTCAAACCGCTACCCCGCCGGGCGATTATGATCCCGCGACGGGCGTATGGAACGTTGGCTGGTTAGGCGCGGGGCAACGCGTGGAATTGCAAATTACTACGCAGGTGGTTGCGCCGTGA